From Kitasatospora sp. MAP12-44:
GGCGCCGGCGCAGTGGCCGCCGTCCCCCTCCTCGGAACCGCCCGGGCGTTCGCGCAGCCCCGCAGCATCGCCGATCCGACGCAGCCGCTGGTGCCGGATGCGGACACGCCCGGGCCGGACGAGGCGCTGCGGTGGCTGGTCGAAGGCAACGAGCGGTGGGTGGCCGGAAAGCTCCTGCATCCGCACCAGACCGTGGCCCGCCGCCTCGCGGTGGCCGCGGGCCAACACCCGCTGGCGACCGTCTTCTCGTGCATCGACTCCCGCGTGCCGCCCGAGATCGTCTTCGACCGTGGCGTCGGGGACTTGTACGTCGTGCGAACCGCGGCCCAGACCAACGACGACCTGATCCAGGGCGCGGTCGAGTACGGCGCCGAGGAGGCCGTGACCCCGCTGGTCGTGGTGATGGGCCACCAGCGCTGCGGCGCCGTCACCTTCGCGGTGGATGCCCTCAACAACGGCACCGAGGTACCGGCCCACCTCGTCGCGGTCGTCGAAGCCCTCAAGCCCGCCTACGAGGCAGCCAAGCCCCACCCCGGCGACCAGGTCGACAACACCGTTCGCGCCCAGATCTGCCTCACCGCCGACCAGCTCCGCGAGGACCCCCTGCTCGCCCCGCTCGTCTCCGAGCACCGGGTCCAAGTGGTGGGCGCCTACTACTCCCTGGACACCGGCTGCGTGGAGTTCATGCTCCCCTGACGCTCGGAGGACGACCAGGTTGGTTCACCGGCTGGTCGGGGTCGTCCAGCCACACCCGGTGGTCGCCGGCGGTGTCCACGGTCAGCCCGAAGCGGTCGAAGCCGGGCCGGCCGGCGCCGAGCCACCACGCGTACGCCGCTTCGAACTCGTCCCACAGGCGCCGGGCGCCGTACTGCCGCACCTGGTGCTCAGGCTCACCGTCCCGGAAGGTGACAGCGGACCAGGCCGGCTCTGCGAGGCTGTACAGCCACAGCGTGCGGGCGCCGTCGTCGTGAGGCTGGAACGCGTGGGTGGCGTGCGGAAGTCGAAGGCCGAGCGCGAACGGGAACGGGTCGAACTGCCCATGTGCCGGCAGGGTGGCCACGGTGGTGGACTCCTCCACCGTGCCGCCGGCGTCCGGCGCTTCGGGCCACACCAGGCGGTGTGCGCGAAGTTTCATGAACTCCACCGGCCGCAGGAACGGCCCGGTGGCGGCCGTGCCGTCGTCGTGAACGGTGAGTCGCACCAGAGCATCGGCGTTGCCGTAATGGGTGCCCCACGGTGCGAGGATCACGCCGCCCGGCCGGGTCTGCTCGACCAGGGCGCCGGGGATCTGCCGCAGGCCGCAGGACACGATGACGCGGTCGTACGCGGCGCCGGCCTTCCAGCCGAACCGGCCGTCGCCACAGATCACGGTGGGCCGGTAGCCGGCCGCCCCGAGCCGGCTACGGGCGTCGGCGGTGACCTGCGGATCGACGTCCACCGCGTAGACGTTGGCGTCGCCGAGCCGGTGCGCCAGTAGCGCCGTGTCCCATCCGGTGCCGGCGCCGATGTTCAACACCTTCTGCCCCGGTTGGGGGTCGAGTTCGGCGAGCATCCCGGCAACGACGCTGGGCATGCTCGCCGAACTGGTGGGCACGGTGCCCGGTTCGGTGCCGGCGTGCTGGCCGTCGTCCCACTGAGTGACGATCGGGATGTCGGCGTCGGCCGCCTGCGTCCACGCGTCGGGGTCGGTGCGGCGGTCGAGCGGCCGGCTCCGCCCGGTGGCCATGTCGTGGGCCCACATCAGGTCGGGCAGGAACAGCGAGCGGGGCAGCGCGGTGAACGCGGCTGCCCATTGGGGGGTCACGTAGTCGGGAAGGCGCCGCCCCGGCGCACGGCCGGGGCGGTCCTCCCACTCAGGGGCGAGCGTCACTTGCGGTGGCCTCCGTCACCGGGAGGCGGGCCGCCGTCGGGGGTCGGCGGGGCCGGCGGCGGCGTCCACGGCTGACCGGGGACCAGGTCCGAGTTTCCGCCGCCGCCCTGGTCGCCGCCACCTCCTCCGCCGCCTCCGTGGCCGCCATCGTTCGCGATCATGGTTGGTCTCCTTTGTCGCGTCGGTACTGATGGTCCCTTCCCGGGGTGCGGGATGGGTAGGGCACCGGCTGCACGGGGGTGACGGCCGGCTCGCGCTCGGGGGCTGGTCCGCCCGGTGCGTTTCCACGATTGCCGAGGGGGATCGGTTGTCCTGCACCGGGCGGAGTACCAGACTGGCCATCAGAACTGCTCGTTCTCAACGCGCTTGCACGGGCTGGGGCGGCGACTGTCGGTCGATCGCGTGGTCCACCACGGTCTCCGGTGGCGGGGCGTCAACGCCATATCACCGGTAACTCATTCTGTGGAGGTTCCGAGTCGTCCGCTATCACCGGGGTGTCATCCGCTGCCCGTATGCCGCGCTCGGCCTGGGGCCGGAGCGCAGTGGCCGGGTCTGGAAGTGGCGATGATGCCGCCGCATTCGGCAGGATCTCGGTCATGCGGATTCTTGTGATGGGCGGGACATGGTTTCTGGGCCGCGCAGTGGTCCAGGACGCTCTGGAACACGGCTGGGATGTATCGACGTTCAATCGAGGCCGTTCCGGGCCGGACGTGCCCGGCGTCGAGGCGATCCACGGCGATCGAACCGATGACGATGACCTGGCACGCCTTGCCGGGTACGGGCGTTGGGATGCGGTGATCGACACGTCTGCCGGCGAGCAACCGCCTCGGACGGTTCTCGCCGGTGCTCAGGCTCTGGAGGCCGCAGCTGACCGGTACGTCTACGTCTCGACGGCCTCGGTGTACGCCGGCTGGCCCGACCAGCCGCTTCGGGTTGGCGATCCTCTGCTGGACGGCCCACCCGATGCGGATGAGGACTACGGTCGTAACCCCGAAGGCTGGGTCGGCCCCAACCTTCACTATGGACGGCAGAAGGCCGGCGCCGAACGTGCTGTCCTGGCGGCCTTCGGGGACGACAGGTCCTGGCTGTTGCGGCCAGGGGTGATCCTCGGCCCCGGGGAGTACGTCGGCCGACTTCCGTGGTGGCTCCATCGCGCCGAGCGCGGCGGGCGGATCCTGGCGCCGGGCAACCCCGACAAGGGTATCCAGCCGGTGGATGTGCGCGACGTGGCCCGGTTCGTGCTCGACGTCGCCCAGCGGCCTGGTGGCGGGGTCCACAACGTCACCGCCCCGATCGGCCGCGACACGATGGCTCGGTTCCTGCAGTCGTGCATCGACGCCACCGGAAGCAGCAGCAGTCTGGAGTGGGTGGACGACGGCCTGCTACTGGAGCACGGCGTGGAGCAGTGGACCGAACTTCCCTTGTGGCGCACGAATGAGGGAGTGTGGCTCATCGACTCGACGACCGCGTACGAGGCCGGGTTGAGCTGCCGTCCGCTGGTGGAGACCGTTGCCGATACCTGGGCGTCGCTTCAGTCCGGCAGCCTGCCGGTTCCGCACCCAAGGGCCGCCGCCCACGGCATCGCGCCGGAGAAGGAGGCGGCGATTCTCACTGCCGTTGCGGCCCTGTCATGAGACGGCGCGCGTCCAGCTCCACTGGACGCGCGCCTGTCGATGACAGAGGGACGAAGTCAGCCGCCGAGGGAAAGGCGGGTCACCCCGGGGCGGAGTTGCTTCGCAACAGACGCACGGACGTACTCCTCCAAGTCCTCGCCCAGCGCGATGGCTGTGGGGGCGGTGCAGACGGGCTCGGTGATGAGGAGATTGCGCACACGGTGGACGCGCTCTACCAGACCGGCGATGCGGCGGTCCGGGGGGAGCGTCGCAATCGGCTTCAGCATGTCGACCGCGCCGTCCAGATCACCGGCGAGCAGGAAGCCGGCGGCACCGTCAGCACGAGCTTCCGCCTCGATACGCGGTGTCCGGCGGCCTACGGGAAGCGCTGCCTGCAACGCCAGGACCTGGCCGGTCTGTTGCTGTGCTCCGGCGCCGTTGCGCAGGAGGAGGAATGTCGTGCCGTGGGAACGGGCGAGGCGGGCTGCGTCGTGGTGGAACTCCCCGCCGATTCCGTCGTGGAGATCATCGGTGTCATCGCCCTGGTCGTCCAGGCTGGCCCGCACCGCTCGCTCGGCGCGTACGGCGTCGCCGAGGTGGCCGTAGACACGGGCTTCGATGGCGGCGAGTCTGGCGCGCGCCACCGCGCCGATCCCCTGGTACATCTGTGCCTGTTTGACGTGCTGGAGAGCCTCAGCTGGACGGCCGTCCCAGTACGCCAGGATGGCCAACGTCCCGCCGGCGAAGGCCCTCAGCGGATCAAAGCGAGCAGCTTCTCCGTAGGTCGCAGCAGAGCGGGCCAGCCGGGTGGCCGCCCCCAGGGATCCGAGGTCGAACGCCGACATCGCGAGCAGCGCCGCCGTCTGCCCGGCCGTGATGAGCAGTTCCTGTCGTTGGGCGGGGATCTGGGTGCGATCCAACATGTCCGCCACGCTCTCCCTCAACGCTTTGCCGTCACGGAAGATGTCGAAGGGCGACTTCTGGTGATAGCTGCGCGACAGGTTGACGATGTCGTCGCGCAACTGCTCCAAAGACATACTGGACAGGGCTTGGGAAGCCACAGAGAAGGCATGATCCGAGGCGTCACGTGCGGTCATCGCGAGGTCGCTTTCGAGGTCGTACGGGACTTGCGGGCTGAGGTCGCCCTCGGGAGCCGGAACCAGCAGCGCTGATGCCGGCATATGGAACATCTGCTCCAACACCTGGGCAGACCTGCCGGCAGGACGGTCGACCCGTCCCGCCGTCCAGCGGCGGAAGGTGGGCTCGGAGATGGTGAGGCCGCCGAACTTGCGGTCCTTGAGCCGCTTTGCCAGATCGTTGGCCGCAGCTGCAAACTCACGTTCGAAGTCTTGGTAACTCCAGTGACGCTGCTCGGATACGAGAACCCACAGCAGTGTCCTGGTGGTCTTCATCCGCAGACCCCTTCCGATCCGTCCTGCGCGCCGGATGCGATTCGCGGTGCAGGGACCAGCTTGCCTCGTTCCTAACTGATACAGCATCACATCAGCTGTTTTCACTGGTTATGGACAGATGACATCTCAGTGATCCCCGCCGAGTGCAACGGTGCATCAGATGATCGCGGCGCGAACTGGTGGCGATACGACGGCAGGGCACACAGTAGGTGGTCGATCGAGGTTGGAAGCGAACCGAGCGGCAGCATTTCTTGCTGATCCAACGCCCGATCAATCCCTACTCACTGAGGACGCCATGACCCTTCTGCGGATCCGCCACCAGGTATCGCCCAGAGCCCTGCGGAGGGGAGCTGACTCATGTCCATCCTGAGCCGGCATATCCAGGCCCAACGCCAGCAAGCACGCATCGCAGTAACGAAATTGACGGATGCGCTGGCTCGCGCCGGGGCGCCGCTTCCGTCTGTCGGGCTCGACCCGGCTTCGGCCCTGACCGGCACTGTCCTGGTCGATCTCGGGCGGGCTCGAGCCGACGTGGTCGTAATGATCGCCGAACTGATCCTGGAGGGACTGGACGCCCGTGACAAGCGACAGAGTTGAGTCCCAAGAGGCCCGGATGGTCCGCGAGCTTCGCGAAGCCGCGCAGCGGGCGGTTGACGCCCTGGTGGACGCGTTGGAGCTCAACGGTCTGC
This genomic window contains:
- a CDS encoding DNA-binding protein, with the translated sequence MKTTRTLLWVLVSEQRHWSYQDFEREFAAAANDLAKRLKDRKFGGLTISEPTFRRWTAGRVDRPAGRSAQVLEQMFHMPASALLVPAPEGDLSPQVPYDLESDLAMTARDASDHAFSVASQALSSMSLEQLRDDIVNLSRSYHQKSPFDIFRDGKALRESVADMLDRTQIPAQRQELLITAGQTAALLAMSAFDLGSLGAATRLARSAATYGEAARFDPLRAFAGGTLAILAYWDGRPAEALQHVKQAQMYQGIGAVARARLAAIEARVYGHLGDAVRAERAVRASLDDQGDDTDDLHDGIGGEFHHDAARLARSHGTTFLLLRNGAGAQQQTGQVLALQAALPVGRRTPRIEAEARADGAAGFLLAGDLDGAVDMLKPIATLPPDRRIAGLVERVHRVRNLLITEPVCTAPTAIALGEDLEEYVRASVAKQLRPGVTRLSLGG
- a CDS encoding NAD-dependent epimerase/dehydratase family protein, coding for MRILVMGGTWFLGRAVVQDALEHGWDVSTFNRGRSGPDVPGVEAIHGDRTDDDDLARLAGYGRWDAVIDTSAGEQPPRTVLAGAQALEAAADRYVYVSTASVYAGWPDQPLRVGDPLLDGPPDADEDYGRNPEGWVGPNLHYGRQKAGAERAVLAAFGDDRSWLLRPGVILGPGEYVGRLPWWLHRAERGGRILAPGNPDKGIQPVDVRDVARFVLDVAQRPGGGVHNVTAPIGRDTMARFLQSCIDATGSSSSLEWVDDGLLLEHGVEQWTELPLWRTNEGVWLIDSTTAYEAGLSCRPLVETVADTWASLQSGSLPVPHPRAAAHGIAPEKEAAILTAVAALS
- a CDS encoding methyltransferase domain-containing protein, which produces MTLAPEWEDRPGRAPGRRLPDYVTPQWAAAFTALPRSLFLPDLMWAHDMATGRSRPLDRRTDPDAWTQAADADIPIVTQWDDGQHAGTEPGTVPTSSASMPSVVAGMLAELDPQPGQKVLNIGAGTGWDTALLAHRLGDANVYAVDVDPQVTADARSRLGAAGYRPTVICGDGRFGWKAGAAYDRVIVSCGLRQIPGALVEQTRPGGVILAPWGTHYGNADALVRLTVHDDGTAATGPFLRPVEFMKLRAHRLVWPEAPDAGGTVEESTTVATLPAHGQFDPFPFALGLRLPHATHAFQPHDDGARTLWLYSLAEPAWSAVTFRDGEPEHQVRQYGARRLWDEFEAAYAWWLGAGRPGFDRFGLTVDTAGDHRVWLDDPDQPVNQPGRPPSVRGA
- a CDS encoding carbonic anhydrase; translated protein: MHDSPADSHRQADVAGSATRRRFLVGGAGAVAAVPLLGTARAFAQPRSIADPTQPLVPDADTPGPDEALRWLVEGNERWVAGKLLHPHQTVARRLAVAAGQHPLATVFSCIDSRVPPEIVFDRGVGDLYVVRTAAQTNDDLIQGAVEYGAEEAVTPLVVVMGHQRCGAVTFAVDALNNGTEVPAHLVAVVEALKPAYEAAKPHPGDQVDNTVRAQICLTADQLREDPLLAPLVSEHRVQVVGAYYSLDTGCVEFMLP